The following proteins are co-located in the Trichormus variabilis 0441 genome:
- a CDS encoding phosphoglucomutase/phosphomannomutase family protein produces the protein MPVIASSIKFGTDGWRGVIGDEFTFERLALVAPVAAKVLYDTYYSTVGSRTIIVGYDRRFMAEDFARAVADAVTSVGFDVLLSEGYAPTPAFSWAAKQLNALGALVITASHNPGAYLGLKVKGYFGGSVSPEVTKDIEALLSTGVPPAATPGKLETFDPWPSYTQGLEGKVDIAKIRKAIASGELTVFADVMHGAAATGLGRLLGERVQEINSDRDPLFGGGAPEPLPKYLSLLFETIRKHRETNPSSLSVGLVFDGDCDRIAAVDGNANFLSSQILIPILIDHLTQRRNFTGEIVKTVSGSDLIPKVAALHNLAIFETAVGYKYIADRMLAAPVLLGGEESGGIGYGSHIPERDALLSALYVLEAIVESGLDLGDYYRQLQEQTGFSSAYDRIDLPLASMDVRARLLQQLQSQPLTEIAGKAVIDCNTTDGYKFRLADNSWLMIRFSGTEPVLRLYCEASTLEQVHQTLAWAKHWAE, from the coding sequence ATGCCAGTTATAGCTAGCTCTATCAAATTTGGTACAGACGGCTGGCGGGGTGTGATTGGTGATGAGTTCACCTTTGAACGCCTAGCTTTGGTTGCGCCAGTTGCCGCAAAAGTATTATATGATACTTATTACTCGACGGTGGGTAGCCGGACTATTATCGTCGGTTACGATCGCCGATTTATGGCAGAAGATTTTGCCCGTGCTGTCGCCGATGCTGTCACATCCGTGGGATTTGACGTTTTGCTCAGTGAAGGCTATGCACCAACCCCTGCGTTTAGTTGGGCGGCAAAACAACTCAATGCTTTGGGGGCGCTAGTTATTACAGCTAGTCATAATCCAGGGGCTTATTTAGGATTAAAAGTTAAAGGTTATTTTGGTGGTTCGGTATCGCCAGAAGTCACAAAAGATATAGAAGCATTATTATCAACAGGAGTACCACCCGCCGCCACTCCTGGCAAGTTAGAAACATTTGACCCTTGGCCTAGTTATACTCAGGGTTTAGAAGGCAAAGTTGATATTGCTAAAATTCGCAAAGCGATCGCCTCTGGTGAACTGACGGTGTTTGCTGATGTAATGCACGGCGCAGCAGCAACAGGCTTGGGGCGATTATTGGGCGAACGGGTACAGGAAATAAATAGCGATCGCGATCCTTTATTTGGTGGTGGTGCGCCGGAACCCTTACCCAAATACCTTTCCCTGTTATTTGAGACTATCCGCAAGCACCGAGAAACAAATCCATCAAGTTTATCTGTAGGGTTAGTGTTTGATGGTGACTGCGATCGCATCGCCGCCGTAGATGGAAACGCTAACTTTTTAAGTTCCCAAATTTTAATCCCCATCCTCATTGATCACTTGACTCAAAGACGCAACTTTACAGGGGAAATTGTCAAAACTGTCAGTGGTTCTGATTTAATTCCCAAAGTAGCCGCCCTACATAACTTGGCAATATTTGAAACAGCTGTTGGTTATAAATACATTGCTGACAGAATGTTAGCTGCGCCAGTGCTGTTAGGTGGTGAAGAATCGGGGGGAATTGGTTACGGTAGCCACATACCAGAACGGGACGCTTTATTATCAGCATTGTATGTCTTAGAGGCGATCGTTGAATCTGGGTTAGATTTAGGTGATTATTACCGTCAATTGCAAGAGCAAACAGGTTTTTCCTCTGCTTACGATCGCATCGATTTACCCTTGGCTAGTATGGATGTTAGAGCGCGTCTTTTACAACAACTACAAAGCCAGCCCTTAACTGAAATTGCAGGTAAAGCAGTAATTGACTGCAACACCACCGACGGCTATAAATTCCGCCTGGCAGATAATAGCTGGTTAATGATTCGCTTTAGTGGGACAGAACCAGTATTACGCCTTTACTGCGAAGCCTCTACCCTAGAACAAGTCCATCAAACTCTTGCTTGGGCAAAACACTGGGCAGAGTAA
- a CDS encoding ParM/StbA family protein, protein MTDQPSAATPMNAAAIPLNRVSASTPINAAPANNKPNNGSSKSILSVDLGRTSTKTCVSREPNNVVFVPANVKQMSIEQVRGGVFEARATDPLMDLWLEYQGKGYAVGQLAADFGANLGVGQSKVEDALIKVLASAGYFKLKDEISVVLGLPFLSLEQFEREKAQLTSQVTGPHVLNFRGESVSLNITKVWVMPEGYGSLLWSEAQPKKGGASPDFTKISTAIVDIGHQTIDLLMVDNFRFARGASKSEDFGMNKFYELVAAEIDGADSQSLALISAVNKPKGERFYRPKGASKPTNLDDSLPNLIEQFSREICSRVLAWLPERVTDVIITGGGGEFFWEDVQRLLKDAQISAHLAAPSRQANALGQYIYGEAQLSSNRAARA, encoded by the coding sequence ATGACAGACCAACCTTCCGCCGCTACCCCAATGAATGCTGCTGCCATCCCTTTAAACAGAGTGTCAGCATCTACCCCAATCAATGCAGCTCCAGCCAACAACAAGCCCAATAATGGTTCGAGCAAATCAATTCTCAGTGTTGACTTAGGCAGAACTTCCACAAAAACCTGTGTCAGCCGCGAACCCAATAACGTTGTGTTCGTACCCGCCAACGTCAAGCAAATGTCAATAGAACAAGTACGCGGGGGCGTTTTTGAAGCCCGTGCTACCGACCCGTTAATGGATTTGTGGTTGGAATATCAAGGCAAAGGCTATGCCGTTGGTCAATTAGCAGCAGACTTTGGGGCTAATTTGGGAGTAGGTCAATCTAAAGTAGAAGATGCACTAATTAAGGTACTGGCTAGTGCTGGCTACTTCAAACTCAAAGATGAAATTTCTGTTGTACTTGGTCTACCTTTTCTCTCGTTGGAACAATTTGAACGGGAAAAAGCACAGTTAACTAGCCAAGTCACCGGGCCTCATGTTCTCAACTTTCGAGGTGAATCTGTATCTTTGAATATCACCAAAGTTTGGGTCATGCCAGAAGGCTATGGTAGTCTTCTCTGGTCGGAAGCTCAACCTAAAAAAGGTGGTGCTAGTCCCGATTTTACAAAAATCTCCACAGCAATTGTTGATATTGGGCATCAAACTATTGATTTATTGATGGTCGATAATTTCCGCTTTGCACGCGGTGCTTCTAAGAGTGAAGATTTTGGCATGAACAAGTTCTATGAACTAGTAGCTGCCGAAATTGATGGTGCAGATAGTCAGTCTTTAGCCTTAATCTCTGCTGTTAACAAACCCAAAGGCGAACGCTTTTATCGTCCTAAAGGTGCTAGTAAACCAACCAACCTAGATGATTCTCTGCCCAACTTGATAGAGCAATTCTCTAGAGAAATTTGCAGTCGTGTGTTGGCTTGGTTGCCAGAACGTGTCACCGATGTGATTATCACAGGTGGTGGTGGGGAATTCTTCTGGGAAGATGTACAACGTCTACTTAAGGATGCTCAGATTAGCGCCCACTTAGCTGCTCCTTCTAGACAAGCGAACGCCTTGGGGCAGTATATTTATGGAGAGGCCCAATTATCCTCCAATCGTGCTGCTAGGGCTTAA
- a CDS encoding DedA family protein, with translation MSSDWIKNIIESLGYWGIGLLMFVENLFPPIPSELIMPLAGYTANLPGSKLNIVGVFIAGLLGSTIGALIWYYPGKFLGEQRLRYLADKYGKWISVSSQDITKAKRWFDSQGNKAVFIGRLIPGVRTLISVPAGISNMPLLPFLFYTTLGSAAWVGLLTYSGYLLGSQYELVDKYLAPVSKIVLGALVLVFVVWVLKRKRRNTRI, from the coding sequence ATGTCATCCGACTGGATAAAAAATATTATTGAATCTCTAGGTTATTGGGGAATTGGTCTTTTAATGTTTGTGGAGAATCTGTTTCCGCCAATTCCTTCAGAATTAATCATGCCACTAGCAGGTTACACAGCCAACTTGCCAGGTTCAAAGCTGAACATTGTAGGTGTATTTATTGCTGGACTTTTAGGTTCTACAATTGGCGCACTTATCTGGTATTATCCAGGGAAGTTTTTGGGTGAACAGCGTTTACGATATTTAGCAGATAAATATGGCAAGTGGATTAGTGTATCTAGCCAAGATATAACCAAAGCAAAGCGCTGGTTTGACTCTCAAGGTAACAAGGCGGTTTTTATTGGTCGCTTAATTCCGGGAGTTCGGACTTTAATTTCCGTACCAGCAGGCATTAGCAATATGCCTTTGCTACCTTTTCTATTTTATACAACTTTAGGTAGCGCTGCTTGGGTTGGTTTGTTAACATACTCAGGATATCTTTTAGGTAGTCAGTATGAACTTGTGGATAAGTACCTTGCCCCTGTATCCAAAATTGTACTAGGGGCTTTAGTTCTGGTGTTTGTAGTCTGGGTACTCAAACGTAAGCGTAGAAACACCAGAATTTGA